From the Thermovirga lienii DSM 17291 genome, one window contains:
- a CDS encoding selenoprotein B, glycine/betaine/sarcosine/D-proline reductase family (TIGRFAM: selenoprotein B, glycine/betaine/sarcosine/D-proline reductase family~InterPro IPR010187~KEGG: clj:CLJU_c27350 glycine reductase complex component B subunit gamma~SPTR: Selenoprotein B, glycine/betaine/sarcosine/D-proline reductase family;~TIGRFAM: selenoprotein B, glycine/betaine/sarcosine/D-proline reductase family), translating to MLKAIHYINQFFGQVGGEDAADYRPTFHDELVGCSKMLNEMMDDVEVTHTIVCGDNYIASNTEEALKEIIDWLKGQEFDIFFAGPAFMAGRYGVGCGTVCKAVKETFGVPVITSMNEENPGVEMFHKDVYIFRGGRKATFMREDLQKMASFAQKIARNEELLPAEIEGYFPRGIRREIFHPEGIQAADRAVDMLLKKLKGEPFKTELPIPKREKVPVAPPIKDLSKATIALVGSSGVVPFDNPDRIQTASATKWGKYNIAGLDHLPKGKFKTIHAGYDPEAICEVPDRGMPVDAMRAYEKEGKIGKLHDYYYVTVGTGTTQAYAAKFGREIAAELKEAGVDGVLLVATUGTCTRCGATMAKEIEKAGIPIVVLCNLLDVAKSVGVNKMVQTVSVPYPLGDPEMSPEEEWKLRYHRVGVALDALTKEVEDQTVFPTKI from the coding sequence ATGTTGAAGGCAATCCATTACATTAACCAGTTCTTCGGTCAGGTGGGAGGGGAAGATGCCGCGGATTACAGGCCGACCTTCCATGATGAGTTAGTGGGATGTTCCAAAATGCTCAACGAGATGATGGATGACGTGGAAGTTACTCATACCATCGTGTGTGGAGATAACTACATAGCAAGCAACACAGAAGAGGCTTTGAAAGAGATAATTGATTGGCTGAAGGGGCAAGAGTTCGATATCTTCTTTGCTGGGCCTGCGTTCATGGCGGGACGTTACGGTGTAGGGTGCGGAACCGTATGTAAAGCAGTAAAGGAGACCTTCGGAGTACCGGTTATCACCTCGATGAACGAGGAAAACCCTGGGGTAGAGATGTTCCACAAGGATGTGTACATTTTCCGCGGTGGGCGAAAGGCCACTTTCATGAGGGAGGATCTGCAGAAAATGGCCTCCTTTGCACAAAAGATAGCTAGAAATGAAGAACTCCTACCAGCGGAGATAGAAGGTTATTTCCCAAGGGGAATTCGCAGGGAGATATTCCATCCTGAGGGGATACAGGCTGCTGACAGAGCGGTGGACATGCTTCTCAAGAAGCTCAAGGGCGAGCCTTTCAAAACAGAATTGCCAATTCCCAAGAGGGAAAAAGTTCCTGTAGCTCCTCCTATAAAGGACTTGAGCAAGGCAACTATAGCTCTTGTTGGGTCCAGTGGTGTAGTTCCTTTCGACAACCCAGACAGGATTCAGACGGCCTCCGCAACCAAGTGGGGCAAGTACAACATTGCTGGATTGGACCATCTGCCCAAGGGCAAGTTCAAGACCATACATGCAGGATATGACCCAGAGGCTATATGCGAAGTTCCTGATAGGGGCATGCCGGTAGATGCCATGAGGGCTTACGAAAAGGAAGGCAAAATTGGCAAACTTCACGACTACTACTACGTGACCGTTGGGACGGGGACTACGCAGGCGTATGCTGCCAAGTTTGGTAGAGAAATAGCAGCGGAACTCAAGGAAGCGGGTGTCGATGGAGTTCTTTTGGTGGCAACCTGAGGAACCTGTACTCGTTGCGGTGCAACGATGGCAAAAGAAATAGAAAAGGCAGGTATCCCCATAGTGGTACTTTGTAACCTCTTAGATGTGGCCAAGTCTGTTGGCGTTAACAAGATGGTTCAGACTGTCTCTGTACCTTATCCTCTAGGTGATCCAGAAATGAGCCCCGAAGAAGAATGGAAGCTTAGATACCACAGAGTAGGGGTTGCACTTGATGCTTTGACCAAAGAAGTTGAAGATCAGACGGTGTTCCCTACTAAGATATAG
- a CDS encoding Glycine/sarcosine/betaine reductase complex protein B alpha and beta subunits (PFAM: Glycine/sarcosine/betaine reductase component B subunits~InterPro IPR015417~KEGG: clj:CLJU_c27840 glycine reductase complex component B subunit alpha~PFAM: Glycine/sarcosine/betaine reductase complex protein B alpha and beta subunits~SPTR: Glycine reductase, subunit ABC), with product MKLEMGKFYIKDIVFGDETKVENGVLVVNKEEALKIVREDEHITSADLHIVRPGDRVRLCPVKEALEIRCKVEGGTGIFPGVTSPLARAGMGRTHVLSGCSLLVVGEHWGGFQDGLIDMSGKYQNQCIFGMMPNLVLVADTDEEFERHEQQKKNRALRWAGMRLAEHIGQCVKDATPDEVEVFDLPPVNRRPAEVQALPSVVYVIQPQTQMEQLGYNTLIYGWDGNRMLPTFMHPNEILDGAVVSGSFMPVSSKISTYEWCNHPTIHRLMKEHGKTINFLGVIMSTLNPKMEEKERCAKMVAQMAVNLGADGAIVCEEGYGNPDVDYIQTIVELEKAGVKTVGISDECTGRDGASQPLVALDERADALVTTGNVSELYHLEPMPVVLGELEALARDGNSGGWEGCIEEDGSVWMENNGYFCSNHISGFSKKTCAEF from the coding sequence ATGAAGCTTGAGATGGGTAAGTTTTATATCAAGGACATTGTGTTCGGCGACGAAACCAAGGTGGAAAATGGTGTCCTTGTGGTGAACAAAGAAGAAGCTTTGAAAATTGTTAGGGAGGACGAGCATATCACATCCGCCGACCTTCATATCGTTCGTCCTGGCGACAGAGTAAGACTGTGTCCGGTTAAGGAAGCTCTAGAGATCAGATGCAAGGTAGAGGGTGGAACAGGTATTTTCCCTGGCGTTACAAGCCCTCTAGCTCGTGCGGGCATGGGTAGGACTCATGTTCTCTCTGGTTGCAGCTTGTTAGTGGTTGGAGAGCACTGGGGTGGTTTCCAAGATGGGCTGATAGATATGTCAGGTAAATATCAAAACCAGTGTATTTTTGGTATGATGCCAAACCTTGTCCTCGTCGCCGATACCGATGAAGAGTTCGAAAGGCACGAACAGCAGAAAAAGAATAGAGCCTTACGCTGGGCAGGAATGCGCCTTGCAGAGCACATAGGCCAGTGTGTCAAGGATGCTACCCCCGATGAGGTCGAGGTGTTCGATTTGCCTCCTGTGAACCGCAGGCCCGCCGAAGTTCAGGCTCTTCCCTCGGTAGTGTACGTTATCCAGCCTCAGACTCAGATGGAACAGTTGGGCTACAATACGTTAATCTACGGCTGGGACGGGAACAGGATGTTGCCTACTTTCATGCATCCCAATGAGATACTTGATGGCGCCGTGGTTTCGGGGAGCTTCATGCCAGTTTCTTCGAAAATATCCACATACGAGTGGTGCAATCACCCAACCATTCATAGGCTTATGAAAGAGCACGGGAAAACCATCAATTTCTTAGGGGTCATCATGTCTACCTTGAACCCCAAGATGGAGGAGAAGGAGCGTTGCGCGAAGATGGTGGCGCAGATGGCTGTCAACCTAGGTGCAGATGGTGCCATTGTCTGTGAAGAAGGATATGGTAACCCAGACGTGGACTACATCCAGACCATAGTGGAGCTTGAGAAAGCAGGCGTGAAAACTGTGGGGATTTCTGATGAGTGCACCGGAAGGGACGGAGCGTCTCAGCCATTGGTGGCCTTGGATGAAAGGGCCGATGCCTTGGTAACCACAGGAAACGTGTCGGAACTTTATCATTTGGAGCCTATGCCTGTGGTCCTAGGAGAACTTGAGGCCTTAGCTCGTGATGGTAACTCCGGAGGCTGGGAGGGCTGCATAGAGGAAGACGGTTCTGTATGGATGGAGAATAACGGCTACTTCTGCTCTAACCACATCAGCGGCTTCTCCAAGAAGACCTGTGCGGAATTTTAG
- a CDS encoding glycine reductase complex selenoprotein A (PFAM: Glycine reductase complex selenoprotein A~InterPro IPR006812~KEGG: aco:Amico_1395 glycine reductase complex selenoprotein A~PFAM: glycine reductase complex selenoprotein A~SPTR: Glycine reductase, A), with the protein MDLENQQRVKDAAEKYGPENVVVVLGSSDAEGAEIYAETVTKGDPTFAGPLAGVPLGLAVYHIFEEEIRQEADPAKWEEQIAMMEMVLDPDALAQAVKRMREEGSKYTL; encoded by the coding sequence ATGGACCTGGAGAACCAGCAGAGGGTGAAGGATGCAGCAGAGAAATACGGTCCTGAGAACGTCGTAGTGGTGCTCGGAAGCAGTGATGCAGAAGGAGCGGAGATCTACGCTGAGACAGTGACCAAGGGAGATCCCACCTTTGCAGGTCCATTGGCAGGAGTCCCGTTGGGGCTTGCGGTATATCACATTTTTGAAGAGGAAATAAGACAAGAGGCCGATCCCGCGAAATGGGAAGAGCAGATAGCCATGATGGAAATGGTCTTGGATCCAGATGCTCTAGCCCAAGCTGTAAAGAGAATGCGGGAGGAGGGCAGTAAGTATACCCTATGA
- a CDS encoding glycine reductase complex selenoprotein A (PFAM: Glycine reductase complex selenoprotein A~InterPro IPR006812~KEGG: dds:Ddes_0118 glycine/sarcosine/betaine reductase complex protein A~PFAM: glycine reductase complex selenoprotein A~SPTR: Glycine reductase), whose protein sequence is MGKLEGKKLLLLGERDGVAGPAMEEVLRDSGAEIVFSATECFV, encoded by the coding sequence ATGGGTAAGCTGGAAGGGAAGAAGCTACTCCTTCTAGGTGAAAGAGATGGAGTGGCAGGTCCCGCCATGGAAGAGGTCCTTAGGGACAGCGGCGCTGAGATCGTGTTTTCGGCGACGGAGTGTTTCGTCTGA
- a CDS encoding two component transcriptional regulator, LuxR family (PFAM: Response regulator receiver domain; Bacterial regulatory proteins, luxR family~COGs: COG2197 Response regulator containing a CheY-like receiver domain and an HTH DNA-binding domain~InterPro IPR000792: IPR001789~KEGG: sat:SYN_00775 two-component response regulator~PFAM: response regulator receiver; regulatory protein LuxR~SMART: response regulator receiver; regulatory protein LuxR~SPTR: Two component transcriptional regulator, LuxR family): MADKLIRVFLADDHKLFLAGLQDLISKEKDMKLVGSANTGLEAVHMAFELLPDVIVMDITMPDMNGIQAARKILEKHPQIAIVALSMHCNKGFVAEMVKLKAAGYVLKDSAPEELMKAIRVAAAGGVYLSPPVAKILVEEFRRLSKTSGFSVVPELSARETEVLKLLVKGLNSKAIAEELGISKNTVDTHRRRILDKLGCENITELTRFALREGLIDLN; the protein is encoded by the coding sequence ATGGCTGACAAATTGATAAGGGTTTTCCTTGCAGACGATCACAAGCTCTTCTTGGCGGGTCTTCAGGATCTTATAAGCAAGGAGAAGGACATGAAATTAGTCGGAAGTGCAAATACGGGGCTAGAAGCTGTGCATATGGCCTTTGAGCTTCTTCCGGATGTGATAGTTATGGATATAACCATGCCGGACATGAACGGTATACAAGCTGCTCGAAAAATATTGGAGAAGCATCCTCAAATAGCGATTGTCGCGTTATCCATGCACTGCAACAAGGGTTTCGTTGCTGAAATGGTAAAGTTAAAAGCTGCAGGTTACGTATTGAAAGATAGTGCGCCGGAGGAGCTCATGAAGGCCATTCGCGTAGCGGCAGCCGGAGGGGTATATTTGAGTCCACCTGTGGCAAAGATACTGGTGGAAGAATTCAGGAGGCTATCCAAGACTTCCGGGTTCTCCGTGGTGCCAGAATTGTCGGCCAGGGAGACGGAAGTTTTAAAGCTTTTGGTGAAAGGTCTCAACTCTAAGGCCATAGCCGAAGAACTAGGAATAAGCAAGAACACAGTGGATACCCATAGGAGGAGAATACTGGATAAGCTGGGTTGTGAGAACATAACAGAACTCACCCGCTTTGCTCTTCGTGAAGGTTTAATAGATTTAAACTGA
- a CDS encoding histidine kinase (PFAM: Histidine kinase-, DNA gyrase B-, and HSP90-like ATPase; PAS fold~TIGRFAM: PAS domain S-box~COGs: COG4585 Signal transduction histidine kinase~InterPro IPR004358: IPR003594: IPR005467~KEGG: gem:GM21_1102 PAS/PAC sensor signal transduction histidine kinase~PFAM: ATP-binding region ATPase domain protein~SMART: ATP-binding region ATPase domain protein~SPTR: PAS/PAC sensor signal transduction histidine kinase) encodes MNEKDRSNDKRKDSRKSREELLYHVLVERAMEPFARYKVICSQGEGCDVEFMDINPAYERVMGVKKEDVVGKRFRDVWPNAEDCWMDIIVQTIKTGKSVRHEAWSKDTGRYLEAVAFPLFSDEVAVLFLDRTNWKKAELELKEKERVLLEYRQNLRELATKLSLAEADTRRKIAVRIHDRIGYALIDILNRLRTLGEGNLDELEDIKAAVEGLLEESRNLTFETASPLLYEVGLDAAIEELAEKLLRDNGIDFSFQVSQGNYDVDERICILLYEMTRELLVNVIKHAEASFVDIRVHRTSEKIMIIVEDNGRGFSPESMSQWGKSKGFGLFSIKERLLPLGGKIKVLSEPGRGTGVYIEVPLGKEGLSKWLTN; translated from the coding sequence TTGAACGAGAAGGATAGGTCAAATGACAAAAGGAAAGATAGCAGGAAGTCTAGAGAAGAGCTTCTTTACCATGTTCTGGTGGAAAGAGCCATGGAGCCTTTTGCCAGATATAAGGTGATTTGTTCTCAAGGTGAAGGATGTGATGTGGAATTCATGGACATCAACCCTGCATATGAACGTGTAATGGGAGTAAAAAAAGAAGATGTTGTAGGCAAAAGATTCCGCGATGTGTGGCCCAATGCCGAAGATTGTTGGATGGACATCATCGTGCAGACAATAAAAACCGGAAAGTCCGTAAGACACGAAGCCTGGAGCAAAGATACGGGACGGTATCTTGAGGCCGTAGCGTTCCCCCTATTCTCAGATGAGGTTGCAGTCCTGTTTCTTGATAGAACCAATTGGAAAAAGGCAGAGCTTGAGCTCAAAGAAAAAGAGAGAGTGCTTTTGGAATACAGGCAAAACCTTAGAGAGCTAGCGACCAAGCTCTCTTTGGCGGAAGCGGACACTAGGCGCAAGATAGCTGTGCGCATCCATGACAGGATTGGATATGCCTTGATAGATATATTGAACCGACTTAGAACGCTTGGAGAGGGCAATCTAGACGAGTTAGAGGATATTAAAGCTGCTGTCGAAGGATTGTTAGAGGAGAGCAGAAATCTTACCTTTGAGACAGCCTCACCTCTTCTATATGAGGTGGGTCTTGATGCCGCAATAGAGGAGTTGGCGGAAAAGCTTCTTAGAGACAACGGTATTGATTTTTCTTTTCAGGTAAGCCAAGGTAATTACGATGTCGATGAGAGGATATGTATTTTGCTTTACGAGATGACCCGGGAGCTCCTAGTAAACGTTATAAAACACGCGGAGGCGTCTTTTGTCGATATAAGGGTTCACAGAACGTCGGAGAAGATAATGATAATAGTAGAGGATAATGGAAGAGGTTTTTCCCCTGAATCTATGAGCCAATGGGGTAAAAGCAAGGGATTTGGTCTCTTTAGCATAAAAGAAAGGCTTCTGCCCCTTGGGGGTAAAATAAAAGTGCTGTCTGAGCCAGGTAGGGGTACGGGAGTTTACATAGAGGTCCCATTAGGAAAGGAAGGATTATCTAAATGGCTGACAAATTGA
- a CDS encoding NADH:ubiquinone oxidoreductase, subunit G, iron-sulfur binding protein (PFAM: 2Fe-2S iron-sulfur cluster binding domain; Molybdopterin oxidoreductase; NADH-ubiquinone oxidoreductase-G iron-sulfur binding region; Molybdopterin oxidoreductase Fe4S4 domain~COGs: COG1034 NADH dehydrogenase/NADH:ubiquinone oxidoreductase 75 kD subunit (chain G)~InterProIPR017900: IPR001041: IPR019574: IPR006963: IPR 006656: IPR017896~KEGG: dtu:Dtur_0076 4Fe-4S ferredoxin, iron-sulphur binding, conserved site~PFAM: NADH:ubiquinone oxidoreductase, subunit G, iron-sulphur binding; ferredoxin; molybdopterin oxidoreductase Fe4S4 region; molybdopterin oxidoreductase~SPTR: Putative 4Fe-4S binding domain protein) — MARTIEIMINGRRMETLEGKTILEVCQEKGIYIPTLCHLEGLTSRGSCRMCLVRVEGAKTFLPACTTEAKEGMVVITEDQELVSLKKSILELLFSERNHLCMFCEKSGDCKLQSLAYRFGLDHVRYSFNWRKFQLDVGRKYFLFDQNRCILCRRCIRACEEIAGHAVLTVKDRGPDLMVCADLDLPFEQSTCVSCGTCLQVCPTGALSDKYSAYVGREEHFDRKRTVCTFCSIGCSIDVLSRDGVPAKIEGVWNEGPSSGILCVKGRFEPFYEDRPKIKDPMIRKNGQLVPVDWDEAESHILENLKLLGGVEHCIGLISSRVTNEAAKVFKAFFGQNGYLIEGSGAPEGNATLSDIDAADVVVVAGINLEKDCQVASSFVKRAFNRGAEVVVIGSAGKNVDKRATKRYRNWNEKVTTALQEGANPVLLYGGGVDSQQLRRIRELCPEIKCVGLANGVNSRGLEREGIPLWEGKEIEKAVYVIACDETLDERLEFNLRKAEFIIVQSAFETSLTRKAHVVLPSPSWQERSGTYINTEGMVRRLEGATLKAGSTKPDEYMLSRLLERRMG; from the coding sequence ATGGCAAGAACCATAGAAATCATGATAAATGGCCGCAGGATGGAGACGCTAGAGGGTAAGACCATTCTTGAGGTCTGTCAGGAAAAAGGGATATATATACCGACCTTGTGCCACCTCGAAGGCCTTACCTCGCGAGGTTCATGCAGAATGTGCCTGGTAAGGGTTGAAGGTGCCAAAACTTTTCTTCCTGCTTGTACTACCGAGGCTAAGGAAGGAATGGTGGTGATCACGGAGGATCAAGAGCTGGTGTCCCTCAAGAAGTCCATACTTGAACTTTTGTTCTCCGAAAGAAATCACTTATGCATGTTCTGTGAGAAGAGCGGTGACTGCAAGCTGCAGAGCCTGGCATACAGATTCGGTCTGGATCACGTAAGATATAGCTTTAACTGGAGGAAATTTCAGCTTGATGTAGGACGAAAATACTTTCTTTTCGACCAGAACAGGTGCATTTTGTGTAGAAGATGCATAAGGGCTTGTGAAGAGATCGCAGGACATGCAGTTTTGACTGTAAAGGATCGAGGGCCTGACCTTATGGTTTGTGCGGATCTAGACCTTCCGTTTGAGCAATCAACGTGTGTGTCATGTGGTACGTGCCTTCAGGTTTGTCCCACGGGTGCCCTTTCAGACAAGTACAGTGCCTACGTGGGTAGGGAAGAACATTTTGACAGAAAGAGGACCGTTTGCACGTTTTGCAGCATAGGATGTTCTATAGACGTTCTTTCGAGAGACGGAGTGCCTGCAAAAATAGAGGGAGTATGGAATGAAGGTCCCTCAAGTGGGATTCTTTGTGTCAAAGGTAGGTTCGAACCATTTTATGAGGATCGACCAAAGATTAAAGACCCAATGATAAGAAAGAATGGACAACTTGTGCCGGTAGATTGGGATGAGGCGGAAAGTCATATTCTGGAAAACCTCAAGCTGCTTGGTGGCGTGGAGCATTGTATTGGATTGATTTCATCAAGGGTAACCAACGAGGCGGCAAAGGTCTTCAAAGCATTTTTTGGACAGAATGGATACCTGATAGAGGGTTCTGGAGCTCCGGAAGGAAACGCAACCCTGTCCGATATTGATGCTGCTGATGTGGTAGTGGTCGCGGGGATCAATCTAGAAAAAGATTGTCAAGTTGCTTCTTCATTTGTGAAGAGGGCGTTCAACAGGGGAGCAGAGGTTGTCGTGATAGGATCGGCAGGGAAAAACGTGGATAAAAGAGCTACCAAAAGATACAGAAACTGGAACGAGAAAGTCACGACAGCGCTTCAGGAGGGGGCAAACCCAGTGCTCCTCTATGGAGGCGGAGTAGATTCCCAACAACTACGTAGGATCCGTGAGCTTTGTCCTGAGATTAAATGTGTGGGGCTCGCAAATGGAGTAAACTCAAGAGGTTTGGAGAGGGAAGGAATACCTCTGTGGGAAGGAAAAGAGATAGAAAAAGCGGTGTACGTGATTGCTTGCGACGAGACTTTGGATGAGAGGCTAGAGTTCAACTTGAGGAAAGCAGAATTTATTATAGTGCAGTCTGCTTTCGAGACTTCTCTTACAAGAAAAGCTCATGTGGTGCTTCCATCCCCTTCGTGGCAGGAACGTTCTGGAACATATATCAATACAGAAGGAATGGTCAGAAGATTAGAAGGAGCAACTCTTAAGGCGGGATCCACAAAACCTGATGAATACATGCTTTCGCGTCTCTTGGAACGTCGGATGGGTTAA